A single genomic interval of Apteryx mantelli isolate bAptMan1 unplaced genomic scaffold, bAptMan1.hap1 HAP1_SCAFFOLD_48, whole genome shotgun sequence harbors:
- the LOC136996585 gene encoding perilipin-3-like encodes MKECIYLGQDKLEDKLSNLQEPDDKVLSGIKELVSPSITGAEDAAIRVAVLEAAREVVQRVLESARSVVTSQGMAVDCEAGKITDRSVEAVPGKSDHHFPITDEELADLVVSVEGTEGAAVQQQSDHQGYFIHLSSLPTHLHQKAYQCFLAKVRKIKMVTQETFSKLQEVIELIDCVKQGIDQKLQNGQEKLHQMWLTWNKKQPKESEDATSLELKWLEVQILAMSHGITQQLQHTLQTLLANSQGFPSSIQDKMQQVQQELQETHNSLQAAASFQDLSRNILTQKHHLMNTGQECMNELLEYVEHNRPLAWLVGPFTPSSRASVGSQKGTKEKEAAEEERESKAGQEEVARIGIGYTLCL; translated from the exons ATGAAGGAATGTATTTACCTGGGACAGGACAAATTGGAAGACAAGTTGTCAAACCTGCAAGAACCAGATGACAAG gttCTCTCTGGCATCAAAGAGCTGGTGTCACCCAGCATCACTGGTGCCGAAGATGCTGCGATCAGAGTGGCGGtgttggaggcagccagggaagttgttcagagagtcctGGAGTCTGCTAGGTCCGTGGTGACCAGCCAGGGCATGGCAGTGGATTGCGAAGCAGGCAAGATCACTGACAGAAGTGtggaagctgtgccaggaaaatcggatcaccatttccccatcacagatgaggaactag ctgacctTGTGGTCTCTGTGGAGGGGACTGAAGGGGCAGCTGTCCAGCAGCAGTCAGACCATCAGGGTTATTTCATACATCTGAGTTCCTTGCCCACTCATCTGCATCAAAAAGCCTACCAGTGCTTCTTAGCCAAAGTGAGGAAGATCAAGATGGTCACACAGGAGACTTTCTCAAAGTTGCAGGAGGTCATTGAGCTG ATTGATTGTGTCAAGCAGGGTATTGAtcagaagcttcaaaatgggcaggagaagctgcaccaGATGTGGCTGACCTGGAACAAGAAGCAGCCAAAAGAGAGTGAGGACGCAACTTCCTTGGAGCTGAAG TGGCTGGAGGTCCAGATTCTGGCCATGTCTCATGGCATCACCCAGCAACTGCAGCACACTCTGCAGACTCTACTGGCCAACAGCCAAGGCTTCCCATCCAGCATCCAGGACAAGatgcagcaggtacagcaggaattacaggagacccacaactccttgcaggctgctgcttctttccaagacCTGTCCAGGAACATCCTGACCCAGAAACACCATTTAATGAACACAGGCCAGGAGTGCATGAATGAACTGCTGGAGTATGTGGAACATAATAGACCTCTTGCCTGGCTGGTGGGACCTTTCACACCATCTTCTAGAGCCTCTGTAGGAtcacaaaaagggacaaaagagaaggaag cagcagaggaggagagggaaagtaaagcagGACAGGAAGAGGTAGCCAGAATTGGCATTGGCTATACCTTGTGCTTGTAG
- the LOC136996584 gene encoding perilipin-3-like: MNWSWAAINLVANLTLVSSACDVVSTAYVSTKESHPYIRSVGEAAEQGVKSVTEATATCVQPVLTPLEPQVAVANKYASKGLDKVGEKLPLLQKSMDQVLSDTKELMSSRVADAKDAVSSKVTEVIDATKEALQSGMEAARSAVTSSVAMVTDSRVCQMAVSRAGAVLEETGEDLSLPIGNEELAKLAASGEGTDIISVEQQQEKQRYFVRLGSLSDELRQFAYLRSTDKIKRAWQGMQQALAQLHCIIELIEVFKQGFNQKLQEGQEKLCQMWLDWSKKCPRESGDANSAKPEEMESLALLMARSITHQLQITCCKIVSAIQGLPSSLQNKVKQSLGNLEEFHAVFSAASSFQDLSSSILTQSQGKLAVIQEYMEELLDCLKNNMPLSWLVGPFSPREEKEAQAVGAGTHETSATLM, translated from the exons ATGAACTGGAGCTGG gctgcaataaatctggtggctaacctgaccttggtcagctctgcctgtgatgtggtttctacagcttatgtctccaccaaggagagccACCCCTACATCAGATCTGTGggtgaggcagcagagcaaggagtgaAGAGTGTGACTGAAGCCACAGCTACCTGTGTGCAACCGGTTCTGACTCCACTAGAGCCTCAAG ttgctgtggcAAACAAATATGCCTCCAAGGGCTTGGATAAAGTAGGGGAGAAGCTCCCTCTCCTTCAAAAGTCAATGGACCAG GTTCTCTCTGACACAAAAGAGCTAATGTCATCCAGAGTGGCTGATGCCAAGGATGCTGTGAGCAGCAAAGTGACAGAGGTGATAGATGCAACCAAGGAGGCTCTTCAGAGTGGCATGGAGGCTGCCAGATCTGCAGTGACCAGCAGTGTGGCAATGGTTACAGATTCCAGAGTGTGCCAGATGGCtgtgagcagagcaggagctgtgctggaggaaaCAGGAGAGGACCTCAGTCTGCCTATTGGAAATGAGGAACTAG CCAAACTGGCAGCATCTGGGGAGGGCACAGACATAATAtctgtggagcagcagcaggagaagcagaggtaCTTTGTGCGGTTGGGGTCTCTCTCTGATGAACTCCGCCAGTTTGCCTACCTGCGCTCAACTGATAAAATAAAGCGGGCCTGGCAGGGCATGCAGCAGGCCCTTGCACAGCTTCACTGCATCATTGAACTG attGAAGTGTTTAAGCAAGGATTTAACCAAAAgcttcaggaagggcaagagaAACTATGCCAGATGTGGCTGGACTGGAGTAAGAAGTGTCCTAGGGAGAGTGGAGATGCAAACTCTGCAAAGCCAGAG GAGATGGAGTCTCTGGCCCTGCTCATGGCACGCAGTATCACACATCAGCTGCAGATCACCTGCTGTAAAATAGTATCTGCAATCCAAGGCCTGCCTTCAAGCCTTCAGAATAAGGTGAAACAATCTCTTGGTAACCTAGAGGAGTTTCATGCTGTTTTCTCAGCAGCAAGCTCCTTCCAGGACTTGTCCAGCAGCATCTTGACCCAGAGCCAGGGGAAGCTGGCTGTGATCCAGGAGTACATGGAGGAGTTGCTGGACTGCCTGAAGAACAacatgcctctctcttggctggtgGGACCCTTCtctccaagggaggagaaggaagcacaggCAGTAGGAGCAGGGACCCATGAAACCTCTGCCACCCTCATGTAA